TCTATGCTTACGATCCAGCGGCTGCCCCCGGGAGGATGGAGGCTATCGTCGAGGCCCTCCGAGGGCTGTACGAGTTCGTCGAGGCGCCTCCGGCTAGCGATGAAGACGTCCTCCTCATACACACCCCTAGCCACTTAAACTACGTGAAGGGCTTAGCTAGAGTCTACCCAGTAGCGCTGCTAGCGGTCGGAGGGGCGATTAAGGCGTCGGAGATAGCGATGAGGGGGGAGGGGGCCTTCGCCCTCATTAGGCCCCCTGGACACCACGCTAGCCCGGGTAGCTCTTGGGGCTTTTGCTACTTTAACAACGTGGCCATAGCCGTGGAAAGGCTCATTAAGCAGGGGAGGGTTAGGAGGGCAGTGATCGTGGACTTCGACCTACACTACGGAGACGGCACCGCTGAGGCCTTTGAAAAGAGAGGGGACGTAGAGTACAGGCACTTACCAGCGACAGGGTTCATAGAGGACTTGGAGCACTTCCTAGCCTCCAGGGACTACGACCTAATCGCTATATCGGCTGGCTTTGATAGAGCTGTGGAGGACTGG
The nucleotide sequence above comes from Candidatus Nezhaarchaeota archaeon. Encoded proteins:
- a CDS encoding histone deacetylase family protein is translated as MRIVFHEKFYEVYAYDPAAAPGRMEAIVEALRGLYEFVEAPPASDEDVLLIHTPSHLNYVKGLARVYPVALLAVGGAIKASEIAMRGEGAFALIRPPGHHASPGSSWGFCYFNNVAIAVERLIKQGRVRRAVIVDFDLHYGDGTAEAFEKRGDVEYRHLPATGFIEDLEHFLASRDYDLIAISAGFDRAVEDWGGMMRREDYYELGRVVKEYAERKCYGRRFAALEGGYNHEVLGRDVRAFLEGMG